From a region of the Coprococcus comes ATCC 27758 genome:
- a CDS encoding aspartate aminotransferase family protein: MANQYMQEEDDAILKTYNRYPVVLDHGDGAYLYDPEGKKYLDFSAGYAVSSLGYNNKEFNDALKAQIDKMIHTSNLYYNTTCGKAGEDLKKITGMYKVFFTNSGGEAIEGAIKTARKYAYTKKTGRYEFIAMENSFHGRSMGAVALTGHKEYREPFEPVMPGVHFAIYNDLDSVKALVNDKTCAIILETIQGEGGINAATKEFMQGIRKICDENGILMICDEVQCGMGRSGAWFAWQQMGITPDIMTMAKAIGSGVPVGAFAMTKEVADNSLVPGDHGTTYGGNPLCCAAVSKTIEIFEKEHMLDHVNEIAPYLTQKLQEIVDTCDAAVKVKGRGLIQGLQITKPLGEVTAKALEEGLLIIGAGTDVIRMIPPLVIGKEQVDEMVEILKKALA; the protein is encoded by the coding sequence ATGGCAAATCAGTATATGCAGGAAGAGGACGACGCGATTTTAAAAACTTATAACCGTTATCCGGTTGTATTGGACCATGGAGACGGCGCATACCTCTATGATCCGGAAGGAAAGAAATATCTGGATTTTTCAGCAGGATATGCAGTATCTTCTCTGGGATATAACAACAAGGAATTTAATGATGCATTAAAGGCTCAGATTGACAAGATGATCCATACATCAAACCTGTATTATAATACAACCTGCGGTAAAGCAGGAGAAGATCTGAAAAAGATCACCGGTATGTACAAGGTATTCTTCACAAACAGTGGTGGAGAAGCAATCGAAGGTGCGATCAAAACTGCAAGAAAATATGCGTACACAAAAAAAACCGGACGTTATGAATTTATTGCAATGGAGAATTCATTCCACGGCAGAAGTATGGGTGCGGTAGCACTTACCGGACACAAAGAATACAGAGAGCCATTTGAACCGGTTATGCCTGGTGTACATTTTGCAATCTACAATGATCTTGACAGTGTAAAAGCACTGGTAAATGATAAGACCTGCGCGATCATTCTGGAAACAATCCAGGGTGAAGGCGGAATCAACGCAGCGACAAAAGAATTTATGCAGGGAATCCGTAAGATCTGTGATGAGAACGGAATCCTGATGATCTGCGATGAAGTACAGTGTGGTATGGGAAGAAGCGGTGCATGGTTTGCATGGCAGCAGATGGGAATCACACCGGATATCATGACAATGGCGAAAGCAATCGGAAGCGGTGTTCCGGTCGGCGCATTTGCGATGACAAAAGAAGTTGCAGATAATTCGCTGGTACCGGGAGATCACGGAACTACATATGGTGGAAACCCACTTTGCTGTGCAGCGGTCAGCAAGACTATTGAGATCTTTGAAAAAGAGCATATGCTCGATCATGTCAATGAAATCGCACCATATCTGACACAGAAACTGCAGGAAATCGTGGATACCTGCGATGCAGCCGTTAAAGTAAAGGGAAGAGGATTGATCCAGGGACTTCAGATCACCAAGCCGCTGGGTGAAGTGACAGCCAAAGCGTTGGAAGAAGGACTTCTGATCATCGGAGCTGGAACAGATGTGATCCGAATGATCCCACCGCTTGTTATCGGTAAAGAACAGGTAGATGAGATGGTAGAGATCCTGAAAAAAGCACTTGCATAA
- the argB gene encoding acetylglutamate kinase: MDQDMQQYLDKAEVLIEALTYIQRFNRKIIVVKYGGSAMLDEELQKNVIKDVTFLKLVGFKPIIVHGGGKEISKWVSKAGMEPKFIDGLRVTDAETMEIAEMVLNKVNKNLVRMVEELGVRAIGVSGKDGGLLRVDKKLSMTGQDVGFVGDIKKVNAEVLLDLLDKDFLPIVCPVGIDDDYNTYNINADDAAYSIAKAVHAEKLAFLSDIEGVYRDYEDKSSLITALTVDQANELIESGAISGGMIPKLQNCVGAIENGVSRVHILDGRIPHCLLLEIFTKKGIGTAILRNGEED, from the coding sequence ATGGATCAGGATATGCAGCAGTATCTGGACAAAGCAGAAGTTCTGATTGAGGCGCTTACTTATATTCAGCGTTTCAACCGTAAGATCATCGTTGTAAAATACGGTGGAAGTGCAATGCTGGACGAAGAACTCCAGAAAAATGTCATCAAGGATGTTACATTCTTGAAATTGGTTGGATTCAAACCGATCATCGTTCATGGCGGTGGAAAAGAGATCAGTAAATGGGTAAGTAAAGCCGGAATGGAGCCGAAATTCATCGACGGACTTCGTGTGACGGACGCAGAGACCATGGAAATTGCAGAGATGGTACTGAACAAGGTTAATAAAAATCTGGTTCGTATGGTCGAAGAACTTGGTGTCCGTGCTATCGGTGTCAGTGGAAAAGACGGCGGACTTTTAAGAGTTGATAAAAAGCTTTCAATGACAGGACAGGACGTTGGATTTGTAGGAGATATCAAGAAGGTCAATGCAGAGGTTCTTCTGGATCTTCTGGATAAAGATTTTCTCCCGATCGTATGCCCGGTTGGAATCGATGATGATTACAACACTTATAATATCAATGCGGATGATGCAGCTTATTCGATCGCAAAAGCGGTTCATGCTGAGAAGCTTGCGTTCCTCTCTGATATTGAAGGGGTATACAGAGACTACGAGGATAAATCTTCTCTGATCACAGCTCTTACTGTAGATCAGGCGAATGAACTGATCGAAAGCGGAGCAATTTCCGGAGGAATGATCCCGAAACTGCAGAACTGTGTAGGAGCGATTGAAAACGGAGTGTCCAGAGTCCATATTCTGGATGGAAGAATTCCGCACTGCCTGCTTCTTGAGATTTTCACGAAGAAAGGTATCGGAACTGCAATTTTAAGAAACGGTGAAGAAGATTAA